A stretch of the Paenibacillus dendritiformis genome encodes the following:
- a CDS encoding WYL domain-containing protein has translation MSTRLRNIAEADMEPVPDGMAETWLSRIAAVLDSRKEHAVIEVVRMYNRELSRIMYGFSCFEKEVEYVEEEDSYRIRLAFMGDECEYVLSKIRFLGKRVRIVEGEKLQRRMRESAAKVLARYGIGAEGSEATNSRSD, from the coding sequence ATGTCCACGCGGCTGCGGAACATCGCGGAGGCGGACATGGAACCGGTGCCGGACGGCATGGCGGAGACATGGCTGAGCCGAATCGCGGCCGTCCTGGATTCCCGCAAGGAGCATGCCGTGATTGAGGTCGTCCGGATGTACAACCGGGAGTTGTCCCGGATCATGTACGGCTTCTCCTGCTTCGAGAAGGAAGTGGAATATGTAGAGGAGGAGGACAGCTACCGGATTCGGCTCGCCTTCATGGGCGACGAATGCGAGTATGTGCTATCCAAAATCCGCTTCCTCGGCAAACGGGTCCGCATCGTGGAAGGAGAAAAGCTCCAGCGGCGCATGCGCGAAAGCGCGGCGAAGGTGCTCGCCCGCTACGGCATCGGGGCAGAGGGCAGCGAAGCGA